The following proteins come from a genomic window of Vicinamibacteria bacterium:
- a CDS encoding PadR family transcriptional regulator produces MKRETLKGHLDLLLLAVVSTGASHGYQIARRLAQASGNALELPEGTLYPALHRLESKGLLESSWAEVGGRRRRVYSLTESGKEALAQERLAWGSFAQAVESVLDTV; encoded by the coding sequence ATGAAAAGAGAAACGCTGAAGGGTCACCTGGATCTTCTTCTCCTGGCGGTAGTTAGCACCGGCGCGTCCCACGGCTACCAAATCGCTCGTCGGCTCGCGCAGGCGAGCGGTAACGCTTTGGAGCTTCCCGAGGGAACTCTATACCCGGCCCTTCACCGGCTGGAATCCAAAGGGCTTCTGGAGAGCTCCTGGGCGGAGGTTGGTGGGCGCCGCCGCCGCGTGTACAGCCTGACGGAATCGGGGAAAGAAGCCCTGGCTCAGGAGCGTCTGGCGTGGGGAAGCTTCGCCCAGGCGGTCGAGTCGGTCTTGGATACGGTATGA
- a CDS encoding ABC transporter permease produces the protein MSPTFGNSRKLHAFLRALRKELASRFRVEPSHPGIERILDEAEAHLEDAIAELVGGGASVDGATATALSRFGTPSRVARAYGALETPSFIDPHAGVPAWRLVLRSFRERMDWNRWQWITDIRLAIRFLSKSRAYTLAFVLTLGLGIGANTAIFSVVHGVWLHPLPYRNEDRLVYLRHAANIAGIDNVLFSVSEIKDYREQSRSFDGITEFSAMTFNMIGLDEPKLVRAGIVTGNYFDVMGLGARLGRVISSHDDGEAAPAVAVLTYDYWLRQFAGDPEVVGRQVTMNDRSVAIVGVAEPAPPYPERTDLYVNLVASPHHLSASMVDDRTHRMTEVFARLAPDTTLQSARVEIEEITRRLHEAYPEIYDTTHGYDVSLSLLREQLAATARPTLLMLLGVAAFVLVIACANVANLTLARVIRRHDEWALRVSLGARPRILR, from the coding sequence ATGAGCCCGACCTTCGGAAATTCCCGAAAGCTTCACGCGTTCCTACGCGCGCTGAGAAAGGAGCTCGCCTCCCGGTTTCGTGTCGAGCCGAGCCACCCGGGTATCGAGCGCATCCTCGACGAAGCCGAGGCGCATCTCGAGGACGCGATCGCCGAGCTGGTCGGGGGCGGCGCCTCCGTCGACGGCGCGACCGCCACGGCCCTTTCCCGGTTCGGAACCCCCTCTCGCGTGGCTCGGGCTTATGGGGCTCTCGAAACGCCGAGCTTCATCGATCCCCACGCAGGCGTTCCCGCGTGGCGTCTCGTCCTCCGAAGCTTTCGAGAACGGATGGATTGGAATCGCTGGCAATGGATCACCGACATCCGTCTCGCGATACGTTTCCTGTCGAAGAGCCGGGCCTACACACTCGCTTTCGTGCTGACGCTCGGGCTGGGTATCGGCGCCAACACGGCGATCTTCAGCGTGGTGCACGGGGTCTGGCTTCATCCGCTTCCGTATCGCAATGAGGATCGCCTCGTTTACCTGCGTCACGCCGCCAACATCGCGGGGATCGACAACGTGCTCTTCTCCGTCTCGGAGATCAAGGACTACCGCGAGCAGAGTCGGAGCTTCGACGGCATCACCGAGTTCTCCGCCATGACGTTCAACATGATCGGACTCGACGAGCCGAAGCTGGTTCGCGCCGGCATCGTGACCGGTAACTACTTCGACGTCATGGGACTCGGCGCTCGCCTGGGCCGGGTGATCTCGAGCCACGACGACGGCGAGGCCGCGCCTGCCGTCGCGGTCCTCACTTACGACTATTGGCTGCGCCAGTTCGCTGGCGACCCCGAAGTGGTCGGTCGCCAGGTCACGATGAACGACCGGAGCGTCGCGATCGTAGGGGTCGCGGAGCCGGCGCCCCCCTATCCCGAGCGCACGGATCTCTACGTCAATCTGGTCGCGAGCCCTCACCATCTGAGCGCGAGCATGGTCGACGATCGCACCCACCGCATGACGGAGGTGTTCGCGCGTCTTGCACCGGATACGACCCTGCAATCCGCGCGGGTGGAGATCGAGGAAATCACCCGCCGACTGCACGAGGCCTACCCCGAGATCTACGACACGACCCATGGCTACGACGTTTCTCTGTCGCTCCTGCGCGAGCAGCTCGCCGCCACCGCGCGGCCAACGCTCCTCATGCTGTTGGGGGTGGCCGCCTTTGTCCTCGTGATCGCCTGCGCGAACGTGGCCAACCTGACTCTTGCCCGTGTCATTCGCCGTCACGACGAGTGGGCGCTACGCGTGTCGCTCGGGGCGAGACCCCGCATCCTCCG